A single genomic interval of Gammaproteobacteria bacterium harbors:
- a CDS encoding DUF2092 domain-containing protein: MNRKRSNRFFSFCASLVLAATVGGKCYAEDAPVASGAEPTASAPDARAILMGMAQFMAKTPRYSMRVLSAYDSLQDTGEKLEFAAIRRITVRRPDHLRVEVEESNGETNQLLFDGKTLSAFSGDENVYAQSKQAGDIDAALKTFVGDLKMRLPLALLLTESLPRAFERRVKTVDYVESTTIFGAPAHHLSARGDTVDFQIWVSDGPQPLPLRIVLTYRDYKGQPQFRAQFVDWNLAPDTVDAVFAFKPPKDARKIQFLARMGSMVALPPAAESLEGEQP; encoded by the coding sequence ATGAACCGCAAACGATCGAACAGGTTTTTTTCTTTCTGCGCATCCCTCGTGCTGGCGGCGACGGTCGGCGGCAAATGCTACGCCGAGGACGCGCCGGTCGCTTCCGGCGCCGAGCCGACGGCGAGCGCCCCGGATGCCCGCGCCATCCTCATGGGCATGGCGCAGTTCATGGCAAAGACCCCGCGCTACAGCATGCGCGTCTTGAGCGCATACGACTCCTTGCAGGATACGGGGGAAAAGCTCGAATTTGCCGCAATCCGCAGGATCACGGTTCGCCGGCCCGACCATCTGCGCGTCGAGGTCGAGGAAAGCAACGGCGAGACAAACCAGCTGCTCTTCGACGGCAAGACTCTCTCGGCGTTCAGCGGTGACGAGAACGTCTATGCACAGAGCAAGCAGGCGGGAGACATCGACGCGGCGCTGAAAACCTTCGTTGGCGATCTGAAGATGCGTCTGCCGCTTGCACTGCTGCTGACCGAAAGCCTGCCACGCGCATTCGAGCGCCGCGTAAAGACGGTCGATTATGTCGAATCAACGACGATTTTCGGCGCCCCCGCGCATCATCTGAGTGCGCGCGGCGATACCGTGGATTTCCAGATCTGGGTAAGCGACGGCCCGCAGCCGTTGCCGCTTCGCATCGTGCTGACTTACCGGGATTACAAGGGCCAGCCCCAGTTTCGCGCCCAGTTTGTCGATTGGAATCTCGCGCCTGACACCGTCGATGCAGTGTTCGCTTTCAAACCGCCGAAGGACGCGCGAAAAATCCAGTTCCTGGCCCGCATGGGTTCCATGGTCGCACTGCCGCCGGCGGCCGAATCGCTCGAGGGAGAACAACCATGA